Proteins from a single region of Platichthys flesus chromosome 16, fPlaFle2.1, whole genome shotgun sequence:
- the cbx2 gene encoding chromobox protein homolog 2: protein MEELSAVGEQVFDAECILNKRLRKGKLEFLVKWRGWSSKHNSWEPQENILDPRLLAAFKKREQEKELLLRKKGKRPRGRPRKILENVPDAPKSSSSSSGSSSSSSDSSSSCSSSSSSSDDDDEDGSVKPATQSLRTRDHPVPQKKAQIVVAKPEPPKKRSRKPLTPDPKEFQQNKGLRKILKTSKDTDLPGAIKKPVHPASFTFMGFHRNSGRETPGGPSRGSPTPGGAVKNSVSSAGSGKSVQPASLPLNKSSQSRSLTEGKLSISSMSGGAGLDLNTAAGKSKGVAALNLNTSKHPIQGTTQHTLSSPNGQKKAQAPVSALQRLPNTRAVASVPTKSASSNPGSGPQPLNLQSKPVQCNSAPGNGATPVSGLRNATNPARKTTVAQNKDYNAPKSPATLGRPLTRKNQPGADKVKEPSEIQASRVQGRLEKSTVHKSPAEAQSQPERAAFKDGKKAKTNDMSTGEEETSSDSDQDSSFIGQDLSLNQDWKPTRSLIEHVFVTDVTANLVTVTVKESPTSVGFFSMRNY from the exons ATGGAGGAGCTGAGCGCCGTCGGGGAGCAGGTCTTTGATGCGGAGTGCATTTTAAACAAGCGCCTGAGAAAG GGAAAGTTGGAGTTCCTCGTCAAGTGGAGGGGATGGTCATCCAA ACATAACAGCTGGGAACCCCAAGAAAACATCCTTGACCCGAGACTGTTGGCTGCCTTCAAAAAGAG AGAGCAAGAAAAGGAGCTCCTGTTAcggaagaaagggaaaagacCCAGAGGACGACCACGGAAAATCCTT GAAAATGTGCCTGATGCTCCAAAATCCAGCAGCTCTTCATCTGGCTCATCGTCATCATCCTCCGATTCCTCATCTTCCTGCTCGTCCTCTTCGTCCTCATCAGACGACGACGATGAAGACGGTAGCGTCAAGCCGGCGACCCAGAGTCTCCGAACACGAGACCATCCCGTCCCGCAGAAGAAGGCCCAGATCGTCGTGGCGAAACCGGAGCCCCCGAAGAAGCGGAGCAGGAAACCACTGACTCCCGACCCCAAGGAGTTCCAGCAGAACAAAGGCCTTCGCAAAATCCTGAAGACGTCGAAAGATACAGATCTCCCAGGAGCAATCAAAAAGCCTGTTCACCCAGCAAGCTTCACCTTCATGGGTTTCCATCGGAACTCCGGTCGGGAGACACCGGGTGGTCCGAGCAGGGGCTCTCCGACCCCGGGAGGGGCTGTTAAAAACTCAGTGAGCTCCGCGGGATCTGGAAAATCCGTCCaacctgcctccctccctctgaacAAATCCAGCCAGAGCAGGAGCCTCACTGAGGGCAAACTGTCAATCTCCAGCATGAGCGGCGGGGCAGGTCTGGATTTGAACACAGCTGCTGGTAAATCAAAAGGGGTGGCAGCGTTGAATTTGAATACATCCAAACACCCCATTCAAGGCACCACTCAGCACACACTGAGCTCCCCCAATGGACAAAAGAAAGCCCAGGCCCCCGTGTCAGCGCTGCAGCGGTTACCCAACACCAGAGCAGTCGCTTCTGTACCAACTAAGAGCGCCTCCTCCAATCCAGGTTCTGGCCCCCAGCCGCTTAACCTTCAGAGCAAACCAGTGCAATGCAACAGTGCTCCTGGGAATGGTGCCACGCCAGTGTCGGGCCTGAGAAATGCAACAAACCCGGCGAGGAAAACTACTGTCGCACAAAACAAGGACTACAATGCTCCCAAGAGTCCAGCAACCCTGGGAAGGCCGCTGACCAGAAAGAACCAGCCGGGTGCAGACAAGGTCAAGGAGCCGTCTGAAATCCAGGCCTCTAGAGTCCAAGGCAGGCTGGAGAAGAGCACCGTGCACAAATCCCCCGCAGAGGCCCAGAGCCAACCGGAGAGAGCGGCCTTCAAAGACGGCAAGAAAGCCAAAACGAACGACATGAGCACAGGTGAAGAGGAGACCAGCTCGGACTCTGACCAAGATTCTTCCTTCATCGGACAGGATCTCTCCTTGAACCAGGACTGGAAGCCCACACGTAGTCTGATAGAGCATGTGTTTGTCACGGATGTCACCGCTAATCTAGTTACTGTCACAGTCAAGGAGTCACCGACCAGCGTGGGCTTCTTCAGCATGCGCAACTACTGA
- the LOC133970397 gene encoding ectonucleotide pyrophosphatase/phosphodiesterase family member 7-like, producing the protein MMWTKCLCLLWALSALGAPVNKQRQRMLLISFDGFRWDYDRDVDTPNLDQMAMDGVKAQYITPPYLTITSPTHFTLLTGLYVENHGVIHNMWFNTTTTEKKPYYQTLFVNEWWDNGSLPIWITAQRQGLKAGSLHFPGTSSSYQGEVAMVREVEPILYNYKNETAWRENSDKVMGWFRDQDLDFVSMYFGEPDGTGHRYGPDSPERQEMVKQVDRTVGYIRHAAETHGLTNSLNIIVTADHGMSNVYRNGLVEEITLSAIPGFSFRDVAFHLVDFGPSGMLLPKPGKLETVYSALKGAHPHLHVYKKEEMPEHLHFAKNDRILPIILWADPGYVINGYFPVQFHKGEHGFDNQDMDMKPFFRAVGPAFRKNLEVGPFESVNIYPLMCHILGIEPEVNDGHLNATRNMLVTSTGTQGENRSVLSNTLTGIAAVAGFLAVVLVVVTSHQILKRKRKNKRSGSVQDLPEKENTKQTAL; encoded by the exons ATGATGTGGACAaaatgtctctgtctcctgtggGCTTTGTCCGCCCTCGGTGCTCCggtaaacaaacagagacagagaatgcTGCTGATCTCCTTCGACGGCTTCCGGTGGGATTACGACCGCGATGTAGACACTCCGAACCTCGACCAAATGGCTATGGATGGAGTCAAGGCCCAGTATATCACACCTCCGTACCTCACCATCACCAGTCCGACACACTTTACCCTCTTGACAG GCCTCTACGTTGAGAATCACGGGGTAATCCACAACATGTGGTTCAACACAACCACCACGGAGAAGAAGCCGTACTATCAGACCCTGTTTGTGAATGAGTGGTGGGACAATGGCTCTCTGCCGATCTGGATCACAGCGCAGAGACAG GGCCTGAAAGCTGGCTCTCTTCACTTTCCCGGCACATCTTCCAGTTACCAGGGAGAAGTTGCTATGGTGCGGGAAGTGGAGCCCATTCTTTACAACTACAAGAATGAGACGGCGTGGAGAGAGAACTCAGACAAGGTGATGGGCTGGTTCAGGGACCAGGATCTGGACTTTGTGTCCATGTACTTTGGCGAGCCAGACGGCACAGGCCACAGATACGGCCCAGACTCCCCGGAGCGCCAGGAGATGGTCAAGCAGGTTGACAGAACTGTGGGCTACATTCGACACGCAGCTGAAACTCACGGCTTGACCAACAGCCTGAACATCATCGTCACAGCAGACCACGGCATGAGCAACGTGTACCGCAACGGTCTGGTGGAGGAGATTACCCTGTCCGCCATTCCGGGCTTCTCCTTCAGGGACGTGGCGTTTCACCTGGTGGATTTCGGGCCCTCCGGGATGCTTCTGCCAAAGCCGGGCAAGCTGGAGACGGTGTACAGCGCTTTGAAGGGCGCCCATCCACACCTTCACGTTTACAAGAAGGAGGAGATGCCCGAGCACCTCCACTTCGCCAAAAATGATCGTATCCTGCCCATCATTTTATGGGCCGACCCCGGATACGTGATCAATGGG TATTTCCCGGTGCAGTTCCACAAGGGCGAGCACGGCTTTGACAACCAAGACATGGACATGAAGCCCTTCTTCAGGGCAGTGGGTCCGGCGTTTCGCAAGAACCTGGAGGTGGGACCTTTCGAGTCGGTGAACATCTACCCTCTGATGTGTCACATCCTGGGCATCGAGCCGGAGGTCAACGACGGCCACCTGAACGCCACCAGAAACATGCTGGTTACGAGCACTGGTACTCAGG GGGAAAATAGGAGTGTCCTGTCAAACACCTTGACTGGAATCGCTGCAGTGGCTGGATTTCTTGCTgtagttcttgttgttgtgacgTCCCACCAAATACTCAAAAGAAAACGCAAGAACAAAAG ATCGGGAAGTGTGCAGGATCtcccagaaaaagaaaatacaaaacaaactgcACTTTGA